A segment of the Arachis hypogaea cultivar Tifrunner chromosome 5, arahy.Tifrunner.gnm2.J5K5, whole genome shotgun sequence genome:
ATGGAAACCATGTGGGTTTATTACGGGCTTGTTGGATTTGCCTAATAAAGGAATTTAAGTGCACCATCCCTCCTTCCTATTTTAATCCCAATAAACGGTTCAATTATTTTCTTATTGTAAAAGATGGAGATCTTTGGCAATATTCAAACTACAATTATTAATGCCTCGCATTTGTACATGCATCTTGCAGTCATCATGAAACGAAAACAAAGAGATTCCGTGTCAATATCAATTGATGACCTTATTTCTGATATATAGCTTTTAGAATTTTAGTGTCAaaagaataataatttttaatttgaataaatagGAAAACAAAACCACTTGGTTTTAAAATGTACTAGTGCCACTATGAGCATGTGTTAATTGAATAAGTAGTTTTGTAATAATCATTTAATGATATTATGTGCACCTAGATTTGAATGACCTCTTGTCACTATATTCTCTTAGTGGGAAAACaacattttatcttttttatttaaaataaatagagTTGTACTAAGCATAAGCGATGTatataagagaaattaaattagtaCTTTTTAAAAGagcatttttatattaattttgagtATTATATTTAAGTATACATTTTCAAAGTTTATCAAAGGAAGTTGTAATTActaaattattattcatatatatttaagttttaatatctaattattttaataataaacaaaaaatatagttaTTACCTTTATTCCAAATTACCAATTTCTTCTTAAAAACGTGATAAATTAATAAGTAaaaatatagaatttaattttaaaagttatgtGGATCATTAGAAAtactattataataaatttaatatttaatatgtgTAATTTCTTCTTAGTAATTGAGATATGTTCATTTTTATCCTTATACATAACTCCATTTAATTAGTATgcatttgaaataaataaaatacttttaaacTTTATATACTTTGTACTGATAATTAGGATCATGGGGCATATGATAGGAAATAaaatttctcaaattttttgaattaatgtcatcaaatatgatttttatatatcaatttaaaagtttttacattaaaattaatattatattatcatattaataaaaatatttaattttaaatttactatttaaaaaaaattaatctaaatacatttttgatattgtgaatatattaaaattaattagaataaaaatgaGCATTTGTAAATTCCTTTGGTTGTGACTTGTGAGGAAGAAAAGGTGTAAGGTGTGAAAAGAGCCTATGTATTTTACCAAATGGTCAAAGGGGGTGTGAGATGAAGAAAGTGGGTGGAGAGAGTTAATGAAAATGAGTaataaaaggagagagagaagaatcaaaagaaaagggtgagtattattattatttgggggGCAACACCCATGATTCTGATTATTCATAATTGCCCCCTCCCCTGTCCCTGACATCACTCAacacaccaccacttccccactACTTTCTATATAATCCCCCCTCTCCTCTCTAACTTCTCTCCAAACAAACCACTCCAAACCTCTCTCTCACTCTCATGACCATGGAAAACCAAGATTTGGGGCTCAGCCTAAGTTTGAGCTTCCCTCAACAACAACTCAATCTCATCCCTTCTCCCTACAAAACCCCTTCTTGGAACAACCAACCCTTCAATTCTTCAGGTGGGTATTTTTTTTCGATTATTCTTTCTTTTACCTTTTTCTCCCTTACATGCATGCTTCTAGTTTATTCGGATCTGGTCCCTTTTTTCTTTGCCTCAATTAAAAGTAGCATGCGTGGCCTGCTTACGTTCCTAAAAAACAACCTCTTTCTTCACCCTCCCTCtttcactcttttttttcttaattaaaatttgttgtttCACATGCAGATAATCGAGATTCGGAGACATGCAGGGGCAGTGCTGAAGGTGGATCGTTCCTCCTCCGGGGGATCGACGTGAACAGCTTGCCGTCCGGCGTGGACTGCGAAGACGACGCCGGAGTGTCGTCGCCGAACAGCACAGTTTCGAGCGTGAGCGGCAAGAGGAGCAGCGAGAGAGAACAAAATAATGCCGAAGATCACGACACGGAGAGAGCTTCTTCCAGAGGCATCTCCGACGAAGAAGACGGTGAAACCTCCCGCAAGAAGCTCAGGCTCTCTAAGGACCAATCCGCTGTCCTGGAAGAGAGTTTCAAAGAACACAACACTCTCAACCCCGTAAGCAACCACCACCATACTCAAATTAAACAACCTTCATAACTCCTATGTTTTTGTCTCTTACCTATGCCTTCTTCTGCAGAAGCAAAAGTTAGCACTAGCAAAGCAGCTTGGCCTTCGCGCAAGACAAGTTGAAGTCTGGTTCCAAAACAGAAGGGCAAGGTTGGTATTTCACACTTTCTTCcacctcttttatttatttatttatcactttatttatttacgGTTTATTTCATTTTTCAGGACGAAGCTGAAGCAAACAGAGGTTGACTGTGAGTTTCTAAAGAGATGCTGTGAGAATCTAACGGAGGAGAATAGGAGACTACAGAAGGAGGTTCAAGAACTGAGAGCACTCAAGCTTTCCCCTCAGTTCTACATGCAGATGAGTCCGCCAACTACCCTCACCATGTGCCCTTCGTGTGAGCGCGTCGCTGTTCCTCCCTCAGCCGTCGATCCCGCCACGCGTCATCATCAGATGCCACAACCCCATCACCACACTCGGCCCATTCCAATTGGGCCCTGGGCCGCTGCTCCTCCTGTCTTCCGTCCCAGGTCGTGACGTGCACGCCTAAGACGAAACAAACGACATCGTTTGGGACAAAAGAAACGCACCCCCAAATTGAAAATATTAATAGGGTGTAATAGCGTACCCATGAATTCTGCGATCAAAGTATGGTCTAAGATATGGTGGTTAGGGAAATGATTTGGTGGGTCTACAATGTTTTGTATTAATTTGACCCATCATCTTTCTTTTCGTTTAGGGGGCATGACCTATTCTAGCTAGTACTAGTTAGGGTGTTTTTTGTTTCcactcttcaaaaaaaaaatatatacttacttTTCGCCCCCCTTCAAGCTCTCATCATTAATATGAGACTTTGTGTAAAGTGAAATcgtctaattaattaattaattagttatattttgtaattttttttcttttaatttctcccCCTTAACCTAACAGCAAGTTGAATTTGGTTGATGAGATTAAGGAAATGTTTCAAAGTTTGATTTTTGTATACGTGGAGATCCGTAGGGACTAATTGCGGTTTAGCGTGTCAATTTGTCTGagctaaagataaaaataataataataataaaaggaataGTAAATCATTTGAATAATTTGTTGTCAACTTGTCATAAAAAGCGGCAAACATTAGCTTAACATTTTTGGGATATTAATATTATTGAGTCCGGAAGATGACGCTTTCTAATTATAAAAGGTGAAGAACCTGAATTGGTGAATCACTATTAGAAGGGATTAAGGAGCATTTTACTATTGTCTGGTTAAATTGGCTAAATACACATTAAGCGTGTGGGGGCAATTAATTAATCTTCTTTGGAGCCTAGTGCGTTTATTCTCTCATCATACTCTACATTATTGACTTTGCCTTCTTTGTAATTTTCTTCTTCCCTATTCTTTTCGTTTCCTACCTCTCACAAACTCACCAGGAAACACGTGGATTTAACGCTAAGATATTTAGTTAATAATAGATATGTTATATGTAACCCAAGAAAAAAGATTAAAATCTTTTTATGTACGTGCTTATGTATTATCATTTATCACAAAATACTGGTGCAGCTGCGCAGGGAATCAACTTAAAGGAAAAAAGGAACATACAAAATTCTAAGCAAACTATTATTCTATCTCGTTTGACATAGTTGTTATGTTTACCCctaactttttctttgatttaattctgcgttattaaaaaaataatataagagtCTTGCTGAAAGACACATTTTAAGAGTATCGCaaaagaaattattttgttaaagttattgataaaataattttttatatttttaatacattaaatacataaaaagttaaaaatattattatattattaaaatataaattaattaaagattTAACTAATATTTGCCTTAGGGATACATAATAAAATTACTATTcatagaaattttttaaattttttaataaatactaaataaatatattaaaaatttaagtttttgtatttttaatacaaatttttttaatttgtaatattaaCATTTGTCTTTAGGACACAAGGTAGTTAAACCCTATAACTAAATTCttaatataaatagataaatgTGTATTCAGTACATTTCTTTTTTAATgagcattaaaaacaaaacagAAGATTAATTTAAGAAGGATGAAATAGTATActtagaaagaagaaagaaggaaggaaaaAAATATCTATACATACATTGGCTGTTTCATTTTCAAATATTGTTCAAAATCATATACTACGTTGAAATTGgctgttttaattttatattataccaTGATTTTCTCCCATCAGCATTCTCCAAGGATATTGTTCAAAATGTTGAAATCCAAATCATATTCCACGTTCCATGGTAGACTTCATAAGATTCTTGAAGGAATGGATTTCGAAACACATTCAAACTTGAAAGTACATGCATGCTAGGAAATAGGAACTCTTGTTTTATAGATCGCCGGTCAATAACACTTTCAAATTAAACCTTCTACGTGACTACttgaaactatatatatattgctaCTTGGTATCATGATTTCATCATTGGGCGAATCTTGACTAGTCAAGAACTATGTGTTGTTGAAACAAAATTCTCAGATTGAGCAATCTCTTTTAAACAAGTGCTTGTGTTTGCATTTGAATGAAATTGGATAACCCGTAATCTGACTATGCTAACTGACTTTAATTTTCTGGTTTTCAAAACTTATTTTGTCTGTATTTAGGGACACATGCAGTTTGCCTACGTTCTTCTTTTCAAAGGTTGACTGGGTCCATTAGTAAAGTTACTTTATTTATTTCACTATAGCTAAGAAATATATAAATGATTGACTAATTCTTTTCTTCCCATAAGAGTTAGGATCATCTCCAATTCAATGGATTGCTGCTAGGTGGGACAATTTTATCAAAGCTAGCTTTAAATTGAGACTGTCCTTAAACCCATTATTTACTAAGGAtctgatttttgttttttaaaggcTAGCTTATTCTATAGGGAGTTGCTTTTTACTTAGCTCAAAGTTATTATCACTacctttatctttttctttattcttttacaTGAAAATGGAACTTTTTCCACTTTACCTATTATCCAATATTGGCAGAAATAATTTATATACAGTAAAGCGTAAAatctatataaataaataaaataaatgtatcaTGATCAACAATCATTGTATTTGTATTTGAAGCCCAAGTGTTTCACCAATAATTCAATAAACACCGTTGAAACGGAAAAGgctgaaaaaaaaaggaaaaaggaaaaaagctTCTTCACCTGTGAGTGGCATGATATTAGGGAAGGGGCCCATTGTTTATCTGCACATCCGAATGGCCCAGAAAtttcagagaaaaagaaaaaaagtattccCCATGAAATAGGAGCATAATGGCAAGAACAAACATATGTTGCAAGCAAGCTTTTCAGTTTTACTAACCTCCTGTATGACTTATTCCATGCATGATGATAAATAGAACAATGTTTCTTTTCTAATacaataaatgttaaataaggtaAACTGTTTTtggcta
Coding sequences within it:
- the LOC112800358 gene encoding homeobox-leucine zipper protein HAT4-like, encoding MTMENQDLGLSLSLSFPQQQLNLIPSPYKTPSWNNQPFNSSDNRDSETCRGSAEGGSFLLRGIDVNSLPSGVDCEDDAGVSSPNSTVSSVSGKRSSEREQNNAEDHDTERASSRGISDEEDGETSRKKLRLSKDQSAVLEESFKEHNTLNPKQKLALAKQLGLRARQVEVWFQNRRARTKLKQTEVDCEFLKRCCENLTEENRRLQKEVQELRALKLSPQFYMQMSPPTTLTMCPSCERVAVPPSAVDPATRHHQMPQPHHHTRPIPIGPWAAAPPVFRPRS